TCACTGTATAACACGACATACGTGCTGGCTGGTGCTGCACCGGCCCGTGCCTGCGGCAGCCAGACGCGCCGGCCGCGTACGCTCTGTGAATCATGCAGTAAGAGATGCTCACTCACGGGCAACGCCCGGCGCGCATGCCTGTGCCAGCGCCAGTCACGGCTGGCCGCCTCGGCGGCACGCGCCGCTCTACCGAGCACGGGGCGCGTGCCATTGCTGGTGGGCAGGCACATGCCGGGGGGCGCACACACCGGGCGCCTTAGCGCTCGCCGAGCATGCGCCGCCCGAACTGGCCAAGCAGCACATCGAAGGGCGGGCGATTTTCAGGATGCAGCTCGAAGCGCGCGCTCGAAGTACTGCACGTCGTCGGTGTTGCCGCCCTCAAGCGTCTCGGCGAACTGCTCGCTCAGCCGGTAGCCGAACTGGGCCAGGCCGCCATTGCTCAGCCAGTAGCGCAGGAAGCGCCCACGCAGGTTATAGCCGGTCGCGCTAAAGTAGCGCGCGGCGCGCGCTGCCGGCAATCTGCCTTCGGCAGGGCGGTATTGCCTATTTCAGCGCTGCCGCAGGCAAAACGTGGCTTTGCGAGTGCATAACGAAGCCGGTGCCGAATACGAGCAGTGCCTACGGCTGGCCGGCCCAGCGCGGCTGATAATCCTGGCCAATGATCAACACAATATCGGTGCGATCGGGTGCCGGCGGCGCATCGGCGGCAGGCGGCGACTGGACGTAGGCCGGTGTGATGCCAAGCAGGTCGGCGAGCTTCTGGCGCGTAGCGACCTGGCCAGTGTAATCGATGATCAGCGAGTGCGGGTAGCTCTGCGACGCCTGGCTCGGCGCGGTCAGCACAAAGCCCTGGCCACGCAGGTACTCGCTGACCTTGGCGGCAATGCCATCGACCGCCGCGCCATTGAGCACCTGAATACGGCCCTCCATACCCGGCTGCGGCGGGCCAGCCTGCCAGCGCGCCACCAGCGCCGCCAGGTCGAACTGGTTCCAGTAGATATCCGAGCCGTCTTCATGATCGATCGCCACGTCGAGCGGGTTGATGCTGAACTGCAGTACACGCTCACCGCGCAGCTCGCGCGCCAGGCCGGCCAGGCCATTGATCATGCCCAGCTGGCTGATCGGCAGAGTCGTGCGCACATTCTGGGCCAGCAGATCGGCCCACTCGGGCAGCGATGCGACATTGTCGAGCAGCCCGCGCAAGCGCACCTGATCGAGCACGGCGCGCAGCACCATCTGCTGGCGCCTGCTGCGGTCGAAGTCGGTGCTGGCGTGGCGCGAGCGCGCGTAGATCAGCGCGTGCCGGCCATCGAGCACCTGCAGGCCGGCCGGGATGTAGATCCGCTCGACGCCATAATCTTCGGTCGGGTACTCTGCGTCGAGCAGCGGCTTAGGCACATCGACCAGCACGCCGCCGATCGAGTCGACCACCGTCTCGAAGCCGTGGAAGTCGATCTGGGCGGTGTAATCGACCTTTACATCGAGGAATTTCTCGACCGTCTCGGCCGCGAGGGCCGCGCCGCCAGCATCAGGCGCGGTGCCCTCACCGTAGATCGCGGCGGCGTTGGCGTAGCCGCCGGCATAGGCCGCGTTGATCTTGGCCCAGCCCACGTGCGGGATGTAGGCCACCGAGTCGCGCGGGATCGAGAGCATGGCGACCCATTTGTTGGCCGGGTCGACATGCACCAGGATCAGGGTGTCGCTGCGCACGCCCTCGTTCGGGTCGGGGCGCGTGTCGACGCCGATCAGCAGGATGGTAAACGGGTCGCGCAGTGCGTCGGGGATGGGCGGCTGGGTCGGGTAGAGCGTGCCGCCGCCGATGATCTTTTCGATAAAGCTGCGCGGCGTGGGCGTGGGCGGGCGGCGTGGGTCGGCCTGCTGGATGCTGCTGAGCGTCTGGCTGGTGCGCAGGTATAACAGGCCGGCGCCGCTGAGCACCAGGCCGATCAACAGGCCGATGCCAAACGGCAGCCACTGGCGTAGGCGTGAGCGGCGAGCGCCACGGCGCGGCGGCTGCTTGCGCGCGGCTGGGGGATGCTGGTCAGGTATCGCCACGGGTCGTCCTTTGCTGTGTCGGCGGTGCCGCGTTGCCAGCGATTATACCAGCGGCGCGGGGGCCTATCAAGCGTACTCTTCCTGGCTCGCGCGCGGAGGTGGGGGTTGCCCAGCATGCTGGGTAGTGTGGATACCCCTCCCCCGTACCCTTGACAAGGGAAGGGCAAGAATTGAGCGTTCCAATCCGGCGGCTCTTCTGCCGCATTGGAACGCGATCGACGAAAAGCGCTACCCCTGAAAGTGCCCCTCCGCTCTCATGATGGAAGCGGAGGGGCATTCTAGTTGGCGCCGGCAGTCGCACGGAGGGCGGGGCGGAAGAAATGAGCCGATCAATCGCCTTTTGGCGCACCAGGCTCGGGGAAGGTTGGTGCTGCGCCGTCGTGGAGTTCGATCGGCTGGGTGGCAAACTCCGCGTTCGGTGCGGCTTCCGCCGGCGCCTGCGCGGCGCTGTTGCAGGTGCTCGGGCACTTGAGTAGCTGCACTTCGTCGATATGCGCGCCCTCGGCACGCGTCACCGAGGTGTCGCTCAGGAATGCAAATGCCACCCACACGCGCGATTGGCCCACCAGGTTGCCGAGCCGGTAGACGTTGTTGAGATTGAACGAGCGATCGATCCAGCCGTTCGAGTTGCCGCTCGCACAGCTGCCGTAGAAATCACGGCCATTCAGCGAGGCCAGCGTACACAGGCCATCGTAGTTCAGCTCGCTCTGCAGCCACAGTTTGAAGCGTAGCTGCGCGGCGGTGGCGCCGGCCAGGCTGAACGGCCCGTAGGTCATGCGCGACTGCGCGTTGTTCGGGTAGTTGCTGCCGCAGCCCAACCCCGTGCCATTGGCGCCGCCGCCAACGGCCCAGCCGCCGAACCGCCCGCCAAACGCGCGGCAGTCGCGCCGTGCCCACGTGAAGCGGCCGCCGGTCGCACCATTGTCGTCGCCGGCGCTCCAGCCGGCCGGGAAGCCAGCCTCGAAATCAGCGGCGGTAATTGTTGCCCAGTTACCTGGCGCGCCCTGTGAGGCGGGGATTGCAATCGCCACTGGGATGTGGATGCGCCGTTCGGTGGAGTTCGCGCTGTCGTCGTTGATGATGATGCCAGTGGCCTGGGCATTGCCGAGCGCCGCGCCGTTGGGGCTGCTCAATTGCAGCTGGAAGCTTTCGTTCGGCTCCACGGCTATATCGCCCGCCAGTGCGACGCGAATGGTCTGGCTGGTTTCGCCGGGTGCGAACGCCAGCGTGGTAAGCGGCAGGGCGGTGTAGTCGTCCGGCGCAACGGCCGTGCCATTGACGGTGGCATAGAGTACGCTCACCTGCGTGCTGGTGGCCGGCTGCAGCGTTACCGTGAAGGTGAGCGTATTGGCGCTGCCAGGGTTGCCCTCGAGCGCGGATGCGTCGGTAACCGCAAGCGTGGGGGTTGCGGCCGGCGGCGTGCCCAGGCTCAGCCGCCCGGCGCCAAATTGGGTGTCGGGGCCGGCGTTGCCCAGGTCGACCGCTCGCTCGCGGAGCAGCGCGGCCAGCTGGGCCGGGCCGGCGCCAGGGTTGGCGCTCAGCAGTAGCGCGGCCGCACCGGCTACGTGCGGTGTCGCCGCCGAGGTGCCATTAAACTGCCCCGGCCCGTAGCTGCTGGTCGATACATTCGCATAGCCGGTAATATCGGGTTTGGCCGCGCCGCCAGCCACGGTGCCGCCCGCGCCGTTCGCCGGGCCTTCCGAGCTGTACGGTTCCTGTGCGAAGGGCGCGTGTACATCGGCCGCCGCCACCGTGACGGCGGTAGGCACGTCGGCCAGGTTGGCCAGGCTACGCGCGGCTACGGTCTGATCGAGGTGCGGCACGCTGGGCACGAACATCTCGAAATGGACATTCCGCGTCGCGCTGGCGCGCACCACCACAAAGCCATAGGCAGTGTCGGCGCCGCTGGTGAGGGCTGCTACGGCCTCGGTGGGCCGTTGGCCCGGCGCACCATTCTGGAAAGCCTGGCTGCGGGCAATTTCGACAAAACTGCTACCGTTGAAGCGCACCAGGATGAGATCATAATCCTGGTTGACGGCGGCCCAGTCGTCCCAGCGAATGAACACCTGCAACGGCACATTGGCCGGAATCACGTAGGCGCGCCCGCCGCCGGGGCCAAAGAAATTGACCTCTTGCGCGCCATTGAAATTATGCACGCGGTCGTTGTCGGGGTCGGCGAAGCTGCCGCCCCAGTGGCTCTGGCGATCGTTGCCGGCTGCGGTGACCCACAGAATCCCGGCGGCGCGGGCGCGGGCCGCCAGATCGGCCAGCGGGCCGGTGCCATCGCCCGGCGCGACGTTGTAGAAGCCTAGCGAGGTCGAAATGATCTGCACGTGCTGGCTAATTAGCCAATCGACCGCCTCGCCCAGGTCGACCAGCGTGCTGATCTTCACCAGGTACAGGCCCGCGTCGGGCGCGATGTCGTGGATCAGCTCGGCGCAGGCCGTACCGTGTTTGGTGGTGCCGTCGGCCTGCGCGTCGCTCTCGCCATCGACGAAGTTGCGCACGCTGACGTTGGCCGGTAGCTCGCTGCCGCGCAAGCCGGGGTAGCCGCTAAACCCGCCGTCGATCACCGCGATGGTTTTCCCTGCGCCACGGTAGCCGGCCGCGTGCCAGGCGGCCGCGTTGATCACATCCAGCCCCTCGCTGGTAGCGCTTATGCTCGCTTCGAACGGCGCCAGTTCGGTCGGGCGGCGCACCGCCTCAACCGCATCGAGCGCTGCCACGCGCGCCAGCGCGGCGATCGGCAGCCAGCCCTGCAGCAGCGCGCCCGCCTGGGCCTGGCCGGTCACAGTGCCGCCAAGCCCCTGGATCGCCAGCACAACCGACGCGGCCTCGGCCGGGTCGACGGCGATTTCGGCCTGGACGCGCGCGCCTTCCAGCCGCAGCCCACGCGTAGTGGCGAGTGCAGCGGCGGCGGCCGGCGTGGCGGCCTGCGCGGCCAGTTCGGCCAGCGCTGCGTCGAGTTTGGGGTTGCGCGCGTTGTCGCGCGCGTTCAGCACCGGCGCCTGCGCGGCAGCCGGCGGTAGCGCCATAACCGACCATGCGGCCGGCGTAGCTGGCGCGGCGGCGCCAGGCTGCGGCGGCGCCACGATCAGCGCCAACCCGAATAATACCAGCAGACCCCAGCTCATCCGACGTAAACGGTGCATATCTGCCTCCTTCTTGCCGGTTGTAGATACCTGGATTGCGGCGTGGTGTGGCGCCGGCCGGCGTTCAGCGCAGCGCGCGGGCCAACTGCTCGAACCACTGGTAGTGCCTGATCGACTTATCGCCCGAGCGGCAGTCGCAGTTGTAGAAAGCCATGTACAGCGCCTGGTGTGCGCCCAACCGCGCGAGCAGCCCGCGCGCGCGGCGTTCGGCCGCCGACAGATCGCAATCGGCCTGGAGCGCGCGCCAGATTTTGTAGGCCTCGTCGTGCAGCTCGATCACCTCCAGCACGCCCGTGTCGGCGATATAGCGCTGGGCGAATTGGCGGGCCAGCCAGCCATGCGTAGGGCGCGCCCGGCCAGGCGCACCGCGCGCAGCCTGGTACTTAAAGGTATCGTGGGTCAACGCGATCAGGCGTAGCCGCGCGCGATCCGGCGCGCCGGCGCAATAATCGTCGATATTGCCGAGTACTTCGCGAATATGCCACACCACGCGGCCTTCAGGGTGGCCCGCGCGCGGCCGGCCCCAGGCGATCCCCGCACTCCATTGCGGATCGGCCGCAATCGTGTGCTCCAGAGGCGTTTCGAGCGCGAATGGCAGGCTCATGTGGTTGTCGGACGCTGGCATCAGAGTTACTCGCAGCTACCGAAGGTTAAACGTGCCGACTGCGTAGATCGTGTGCTATGTAATGTACGCCATTACTCCAGCACGTGGGTATGAGGTTGCGATACAAATATTGATACAGTGCCTGGTATCGATGTATAATGCAGGTATCCTCAACTATTCGCCGATCGGCGTATCTGCCGGGCATGGCAGATGATCTCATCGCGAGGTGCGGAATGAGCGATGTTGCTTCGTTCGGCAGCTGGATGCGCCGGCGCCGCCGCGCGCTCGACCTGACGCAGGACGATCTTGCGCGCCAGGTTGGCTGTGCTGCGGTGATGATCCGAAAAATCGAGGCCGACGAGCGCCGGCCGTCGCAGCAGCTGGCCGAGCGACTGGCGCTCTGCTTGAAGATCGCCGAAAGCCAGCACGCCGAGTTTGTGCGGCTGGCCCGCATGGTGCCCACCCCGCACGAGTTAGCGCAGCTACCGATTGATCTGCCGGATGGCCTGGCCAGCTCCGAGCGCTACCCCGATACGCTGAGCCTGCCGGCCGATCTACAGCCGGCGCTGGCCAGAACGCCGCACACAGAGCCAGCCACCGCGCCAGGCTACTTCACCTTCCTCGATAAAGGGCACGCCGACAGCTACCGCCATACACCTATCGCGCAGTTGGCGTGGGCAATCCGCGCGCGCGAAAATCGCCTGGTGCTGGGCCTGCCGGGCATGGGCGTGTCGAACCTGCTGCGCTTTCTGGTGGCGCGCGGCACGGCGATCGTGCCGCAGGCGCTGTTTGCCTACTACGACTGCGATACGCTGCCTGGCGAAGATTTCGAGGAGGCGCTGTTCGAGGCGATTGCGGCTCAGCTGATCGAACAGGGGCTGCGTGAGCCACCGAACAACGCCAGGCCTGGCTACGCGCGATTACAGCGCCTGCTGATGCGCGTCGATGGCGACCCGGCTGGGCGAATCGCGCTGGTGATCGATCAGGCCGACGGGCTGGCGGCGATGGTTGGGCGCCCATTCTATCAGCGGCTCAAGGCGCTCACCGATCTGAACAAGCGCGTTTGCGTGTTCATGGCGCTAGGCCCACAGGCCGCTGCCCAGGCCGACCCCGACGACCTGCTGTTTGCCGGGCGCAGGCTGGCGGTTGGCCGGCTTGGCGCCAGCGATATGCAGGATGCAATTGCCGAGGAAGCGCGCCGGTTGGCGATCGAATTTGCTGCGCCGACCCAGGCGCTGCTCGCTGCGCTGGCCGGCGGGCACCCTGGCTTGCTGCGCTCGCTCGCCTCGGCCACGGCGGCTGGCGCGCTGGCCGGCACGCCCAACCCCGACACAGCGGCCGAGCGTATGCTCGCGCGCGACGACGTGCGCTACCGCTGCCGCAAGCTGTGGAATGCGCTACCACCCACACAGCAGGCCGCGCTCGGCTGCTTTGTGCGCGGCGCGCCGCTGGATGAGGCCCAGCTTGGCTGGCTGTGCGAGTATGGGTTGATCGAACGCGTACTCGACGCCGACCAGGTCTGCTCGCCGATCGTGCGCGAGTTCGTGCTGACGCAGGCGCCACCACCCGAACCCGCGCCGCTGGCGCCAGGCGCGCTGGCAGCGGTGACGATCGTACAGCCTAGCCTCGATCGCGCCGGGCTGATCCGGGCCGGCAAGGTGCTTAAGGGCGGCGACGAAGTAGCGGTATCGCGGCTCGCGCTCCGGCTGATCTACTTTCTGACGCGCGAGCGCAGGATCTGCACCCGCCACGAGATCGCCGGCTATGTCTGGTTTGGCGCGAACACCGAAGGGGTTTCCGATGCCGC
The sequence above is drawn from the Candidatus Kouleothrix ribensis genome and encodes:
- a CDS encoding LCP family protein — translated: MAIPDQHPPAARKQPPRRGARRSRLRQWLPFGIGLLIGLVLSGAGLLYLRTSQTLSSIQQADPRRPPTPTPRSFIEKIIGGGTLYPTQPPIPDALRDPFTILLIGVDTRPDPNEGVRSDTLILVHVDPANKWVAMLSIPRDSVAYIPHVGWAKINAAYAGGYANAAAIYGEGTAPDAGGAALAAETVEKFLDVKVDYTAQIDFHGFETVVDSIGGVLVDVPKPLLDAEYPTEDYGVERIYIPAGLQVLDGRHALIYARSRHASTDFDRSRRQQMVLRAVLDQVRLRGLLDNVASLPEWADLLAQNVRTTLPISQLGMINGLAGLARELRGERVLQFSINPLDVAIDHEDGSDIYWNQFDLAALVARWQAGPPQPGMEGRIQVLNGAAVDGIAAKVSEYLRGQGFVLTAPSQASQSYPHSLIIDYTGQVATRQKLADLLGITPAYVQSPPAADAPPAPDRTDIVLIIGQDYQPRWAGQP
- a CDS encoding winged helix-turn-helix domain-containing protein — its product is MSDVASFGSWMRRRRRALDLTQDDLARQVGCAAVMIRKIEADERRPSQQLAERLALCLKIAESQHAEFVRLARMVPTPHELAQLPIDLPDGLASSERYPDTLSLPADLQPALARTPHTEPATAPGYFTFLDKGHADSYRHTPIAQLAWAIRARENRLVLGLPGMGVSNLLRFLVARGTAIVPQALFAYYDCDTLPGEDFEEALFEAIAAQLIEQGLREPPNNARPGYARLQRLLMRVDGDPAGRIALVIDQADGLAAMVGRPFYQRLKALTDLNKRVCVFMALGPQAAAQADPDDLLFAGRRLAVGRLGASDMQDAIAEEARRLAIEFAAPTQALLAALAGGHPGLLRSLASATAAGALAGTPNPDTAAERMLARDDVRYRCRKLWNALPPTQQAALGCFVRGAPLDEAQLGWLCEYGLIERVLDADQVCSPIVREFVLTQAPPPEPAPLAPGALAAVTIVQPSLDRAGLIRAGKVLKGGDEVAVSRLALRLIYFLTRERRICTRHEIAGYVWFGANTEGVSDAAIDDLIRQVRQRLGGEYIKNHRGQGYEWMGHPDTHTAARTR